One Fuerstiella marisgermanici DNA window includes the following coding sequences:
- a CDS encoding sialidase family protein translates to MKFYLLAWWSACATMLTAHAPLSAASIVNVVESSVVQNSRQPQAAVRANGTIFVAFGADDTIYCCRSVEDGTAFQPPVRVGHLPALALGRRRGPRIVANDEAIVVTAISHDNGNLFAWRSTDDGESWSDPVQVNDSVKDCREGLHAMALAPNGNVFCTWLDLRSRGTEIFGSHSADGGASWSKNHRVYRSPSGTVCECCHPSATYHADGSLHVMWRNSLNGSRDMFLASSANDGQTFSQAKKLGQQTWKLNACPMDGGYLASTGSGKITTVWRRDNTVYRTDSADGAETVLGRGLQPWVAGTDDGAFIAWLSRLNGPLMYVVPGSATPRKVVDAAADPVIVSPVNAKGPVVIVWETGTREDSSIKATIIRQ, encoded by the coding sequence ATGAAATTTTATCTTCTTGCCTGGTGGTCCGCATGTGCCACAATGCTGACTGCGCATGCTCCGTTGTCCGCTGCATCGATCGTCAATGTTGTCGAATCTTCCGTAGTGCAGAATTCTCGACAGCCGCAGGCTGCCGTGCGTGCCAACGGAACAATCTTCGTGGCGTTTGGGGCTGATGACACGATTTACTGCTGCCGGTCTGTCGAGGACGGCACGGCATTCCAGCCGCCGGTTCGCGTTGGTCACCTTCCGGCCCTTGCTCTCGGCCGTCGTCGTGGCCCGCGAATCGTGGCGAACGATGAGGCCATTGTCGTCACGGCCATTAGTCACGACAACGGAAACCTGTTTGCCTGGCGATCAACCGATGATGGAGAAAGCTGGAGTGACCCGGTTCAGGTCAACGACTCCGTGAAAGACTGTCGAGAAGGACTTCATGCGATGGCCCTGGCTCCGAACGGCAACGTCTTCTGCACGTGGCTGGATCTGCGGAGCCGAGGCACAGAAATCTTCGGGAGTCACTCAGCCGACGGCGGGGCATCATGGAGCAAGAACCACCGTGTTTATCGATCGCCCTCCGGCACAGTGTGCGAATGCTGCCATCCGTCAGCAACCTACCACGCTGACGGAAGTCTGCACGTAATGTGGCGCAATTCACTGAACGGCTCTCGCGACATGTTCCTTGCGTCTTCGGCGAATGACGGGCAGACATTCTCTCAGGCTAAGAAGCTTGGGCAGCAGACATGGAAGCTCAATGCCTGTCCAATGGATGGTGGCTATCTGGCATCGACCGGCTCGGGAAAGATCACAACTGTCTGGCGACGCGACAACACCGTCTACCGGACAGACTCTGCCGACGGTGCTGAAACCGTGCTCGGGCGTGGACTCCAGCCATGGGTCGCCGGCACCGACGACGGCGCGTTTATCGCCTGGCTTAGTCGACTCAACGGCCCTCTGATGTATGTGGTGCCTGGTTCAGCAACACCCCGGAAGGTGGTGGATGCCGCTGCTGACCCGGTCATTGTCAGTCCCGTCAATGCCAAAGGTCCGGTTGTCATCGTTTGGGAGACCGGTACGCGAGAAGATTCTTCCATCAAGGCCACCATCATTCGGCAATGA
- a CDS encoding sulfotransferase, translating to MTAPDSPSDAQPSTGTYGNFSNPLGLVYRMLRSGKRSARAALFREGFRLILTPVDLVMSLIERRSLRNPPPRQHPMVLVVGPPRCGTTLVYQVLARYCDVSCLTNLSSLFPRAPLTASRWFGRPLDNVPPAIESYYGQTARLCDPNDGFHAWNRWLGDDRYQTAQDISAAAASEMNRFFAAWTSALPKPFLNKNNRNTECMRLLSENLADIFFVVVRRDLTASARSLIRSRLDIQGDRNTPWGLRSRQLKGNDDPLGYVDDVCDQLYEIESRIQRETSGIDSKRMIEVTYEKFCDDPKSVLQQLRQTVPGLQLRESLIADELQPFRRSLGKELSPAEEQRLSQSLKTSKPTQPTSST from the coding sequence ATGACAGCGCCAGATTCTCCATCAGATGCTCAACCTTCGACGGGAACGTATGGCAACTTCAGCAACCCGCTCGGGCTCGTGTACCGGATGTTGCGATCCGGGAAACGTTCAGCGCGTGCCGCGTTGTTCCGTGAAGGATTCCGGCTGATTCTAACCCCGGTCGATCTGGTAATGTCGTTAATCGAACGTCGGTCGCTCAGAAACCCACCGCCTCGACAACACCCGATGGTTCTCGTGGTCGGCCCGCCGCGATGCGGCACCACACTGGTTTACCAGGTTCTGGCTCGGTATTGCGACGTGTCCTGCCTGACAAACCTAAGTTCGTTGTTTCCCCGAGCGCCGCTGACGGCCTCCCGCTGGTTCGGAAGACCATTGGACAACGTGCCTCCTGCGATCGAAAGCTATTACGGTCAGACAGCTCGCCTGTGTGATCCAAACGATGGATTTCACGCCTGGAACCGCTGGCTAGGGGATGACCGCTATCAAACTGCGCAGGACATTTCCGCCGCCGCAGCCAGCGAAATGAATCGCTTCTTTGCGGCATGGACAAGTGCATTGCCGAAACCGTTTCTTAACAAGAACAATCGGAATACCGAATGTATGCGTCTGCTGTCGGAGAATCTTGCAGACATTTTTTTCGTCGTTGTTCGACGTGATCTCACCGCTTCCGCAAGATCGCTTATCCGGTCACGTCTGGACATTCAGGGCGACAGGAACACACCTTGGGGTCTTCGCAGCCGACAGTTGAAGGGCAACGACGATCCGCTCGGATACGTTGACGATGTTTGTGATCAACTCTACGAAATCGAATCACGGATTCAACGGGAAACGTCCGGCATCGATTCAAAGCGGATGATCGAAGTAACCTACGAAAAGTTCTGTGACGATCCGAAATCCGTTTTGCAACAACTTCGGCAAACTGTGCCTGGGTTACAGCTTAGAGAATCACTGATCGCGGACGAACTCCAACCGTTTCGTCGCTCGCTCGGAAAAGAACTGTCGCCGGCCGAAGAACAACGGCTTTCGCAATCCCTGAAGACGTCAAAGCCGACGCAACCGACCAGCTCAACATGA